A genomic window from Motacilla alba alba isolate MOTALB_02 chromosome 2, Motacilla_alba_V1.0_pri, whole genome shotgun sequence includes:
- the TCAIM gene encoding T-cell activation inhibitor, mitochondrial — protein MFCCLRTVRRLCLDKILLQCILQSRTLSGADAINALRPFYFAVHPDFFGQHPKEREVNENSLKRLNGYLENLQKPGFRSFKPTQLTFYVREREPNSSNVQESFSASGFRAVSFTLHTRDLLSTVLDILNSCSLSTEHVQSLNVSSQPHKETKSTVNRPIKWDKTYYSFTGFKDPEEELEQAQRVETTLLSWLDDNEASAVKKLKKSLPLRKELERLKFELSHELQLSDIRWQRSWGIAHRCSQLHSLGRLVQQRPEILENVKGRTVVFTDRSGMSAAGHIMLGTMDVHHHWTKIFERLPNYYKLQKRLLLLEDRISQLLGGIQVIYIEELQPLLTLEEYFETLNSFYNKLRDSRLPFHPRSLRGLQMILESDRYAPSLHELGHFMIPTVCDPAALQWFIFAKAQEARENLKRKEEMMITEKELINTSTERFSLDRLYKEPSVSSAQMIDCCKRLLEESLPYLQGMHLCISHFYSVLQDGDLCIPWNWKN, from the exons atgttttgctgcttgAGAACCGTGAGAAG GTTGTGTCTGGACAAGATATTGCTGCAGTGCATTCTTCAGTCAAGAACTTTGTCAGGCGCTGATGCCATCAATGCTCTCAGACCTTTCTATTTTGCTGTACATCCAGATTTCTTTGGCCAGCATCCCAAAGAGAGG gaAGTAAATGAAAACTCTCTGAAGAGACTAAATGGCTACTTGGAGAACCTACAGAAACCAGGATTTCGTTCCTTTAAGCCAACTCAGCTTACTTTTTATGTAAGAGAAAGAGAACCAAACTCTTCTAATGTTCAGGAATCCTTCAGTGCTTCAG GGTTTCGAGCAGTCAGTTTTACGTTGCATACTAGGGATCTCCTGAGCACAGTACTAGATATTCTCAACTCCTGCAGTCTATCTACAGAGCATGTTCAGAGTTTGAATGTGAGCTCTCAGCCccacaaggaaacaaaaagcacaGTGAACAGACCTATCAAATGGGATAAGACTTATTATTCATTTACTGGATTCAAGGATCCTGAGGAGGAACTAGAGCAAGCCCAGAGAGTGGAAACAACTTTACT GTCCTGGCTAGATGATAATGAAGCAAGTGCagtaaaaaagctgaaaaagagtTTGCCACTTAGAAAAGAATTAGAGCGTTTAAAATTTGAACTTTCTCATGAACTCCAGCTCTCAGATATCAG gtGGCAGAGAAGCTGGGGCATTGCTCACCGCTGTAGCCAGCTACACAGTCTGGGTCGCTTGGTCCAACAGCGACCTGAAATATTAGAGAATGTTAAAG GACGCACGGTGGTATTTACAGACCGCTCGGGTATGAGTGCAGCAGGTCACATAATGCTGGGGACCATGGATGTTCACCATCACTGGACCAAA ATTTTTGAGAGACTGCCAAATTATTATAAGCTTCAAAAAAGGCTGCTGCTTTTGGAAGATCGGATAAGCCAACTTCTAGGAGGCATCCAAGTAATATATATTGAAGAACTGCAACCTCTGTTGACTCTGGAAGAGTACTTCGAGACTCTGAACTCTTTCTATAATAAACTACGTGACAGTAGATTACCTTTTCATCCTCGCAGTCTGCGAGGCTTGCAAATGATTCTGGAAAG TGACAGATATGCACCAAGCTTACATGAACTTGGACACTTTATGATCCCAACGGTCTGTGATCCAGCAGCTCTTCAATGGTTTATTTTTGCCAAAGCACAGGAAGCAAGagagaatttgaaaagaaaggagga GATGATGATTACAGAGAAGGAGCTAATCAACACTTCCacagaaagattttctttggATCGGCTGTATAAGGAGCCCAGTGTTTCCAGTGCACAGATGATAGATTGTTGTAAGCGGCTGCTGGAGGAATCCTTACCCTACCTACAAGGCATGCACCTTTGCATTTCACATTTCtactctgtgctgcaggatggAGACCTGTGTATACCATGGAACTGGAAAAACTGA